In Candidatus Defluviibacterium haderslevense, the following are encoded in one genomic region:
- a CDS encoding branched-chain amino acid ABC transporter permease, with translation MQIIINILLSWQLYLLVGLSFSLIYYTIKFFHIANAAIITLGAYMVLFFTNKFSIPFPVSIALSISVAILVGMGCEIFIYRQMRKRNVPSLAYLIASIGLYVVLQNFISLFFGDDTNIINTAEVTVGNQIFGAYITTIQMITVVISITLFIGVNLFLQYAATGKSIRAVASNPELCNIYGISSNKIVLIAFGIGSALAATAGILSAMDTNMIPTFGFNLLLYGVVAMIIGGVGSTRGLIAGALLVAIVQHLAAYYLDTKWMDAVTYIILILFLIWKPLGFSGKWLKKVEV, from the coding sequence TTGCAGATTATCATAAACATATTATTGAGTTGGCAGCTTTACTTACTGGTAGGGCTTTCGTTTAGTTTAATTTACTACACGATTAAGTTCTTCCATATTGCCAATGCAGCCATTATCACATTGGGTGCTTACATGGTCTTATTTTTCACAAATAAATTTTCAATTCCATTTCCGGTTTCAATTGCTTTATCTATTTCAGTGGCAATTTTAGTTGGTATGGGTTGTGAGATTTTTATTTATCGCCAAATGCGTAAAAGAAATGTTCCGTCATTGGCTTACCTCATTGCATCTATTGGTTTGTATGTAGTACTGCAAAATTTCATTTCACTTTTTTTCGGAGACGATACTAATATCATCAACACGGCAGAAGTAACGGTAGGCAATCAAATTTTCGGTGCATACATCACCACCATTCAAATGATAACCGTTGTTATTTCCATTACTTTGTTCATTGGAGTCAACTTGTTTCTGCAATATGCAGCAACAGGGAAATCAATTCGTGCCGTTGCAAGCAATCCCGAACTCTGTAACATTTATGGCATCTCATCCAACAAAATTGTTTTGATTGCCTTCGGCATTGGTTCAGCATTGGCAGCTACCGCGGGGATACTTTCAGCAATGGACACAAACATGATACCAACTTTCGGTTTCAATCTTTTGCTTTATGGAGTAGTAGCAATGATTATAGGAGGTGTTGGCAGTACAAGAGGACTTATTGCCGGCGCACTGCTGGTAGCCATAGTACAGCATCTTGCAGCGTATTACTTAGATACAAAATGGATGGATGCAGTTACTTACATTATTCTCATTTTATTTTTAATCTGGAAACCGCTTGGCTTTAGTGGCAAGTGGCTAAAAAAAGTGGAGGTGTAA
- a CDS encoding helix-turn-helix domain-containing protein, translating to MKTLLNNSKAYLTPDEAAEYLSIKKSTLYQMTSKALIKHIKLSRKMLRFKLTDLDEFMDGFKVKTIDEYKLI from the coding sequence ATGAAAACCTTGCTAAATAATAGTAAGGCTTACCTCACACCAGATGAGGCAGCCGAATATTTGTCCATTAAAAAAAGTACCTTATATCAGATGACCTCTAAAGCATTAATTAAACACATTAAGTTGTCAAGAAAGATGCTTAGGTTTAAACTAACTGATTTAGATGAATTTATGGACGGTTTTAAAGTTAAAACTATTGACGAATATAAACTTATTTAA
- a CDS encoding M15 family metallopeptidase encodes MRQIYEMTLALKRKIPTLFPIDGYNNVPIEECNESLVQLTESKRLKIANTYYQNNFEGSESVCYLRSSVAKMLLNASSNLPDGFVLVVNDGWRPYKVQLEIYKRVFENVKQIHPNFSKSQLHDEAAKYASIGSLIPEMPSPHFTGGAVDVTLANEVGVEFNMGSEFDASITESGTRFFEEMIENGSELSNAEFEALHNRRILFHLMIEAGFTNYSNEWWHFDYGNQLWGKIKNKNAIYGLTQP; translated from the coding sequence TTGCGTCAAATTTACGAAATGACTTTGGCTTTAAAAAGAAAAATACCAACTCTCTTTCCAATCGATGGATATAACAATGTTCCAATTGAAGAATGCAACGAGTCTTTGGTTCAACTAACTGAAAGTAAGAGATTAAAAATTGCCAACACATATTACCAAAACAACTTTGAAGGGTCGGAATCTGTTTGCTATTTGAGAAGTTCAGTTGCAAAAATGCTTTTAAATGCATCAAGTAATCTGCCTGACGGTTTTGTTTTGGTTGTGAATGATGGTTGGAGACCCTATAAAGTTCAATTAGAAATTTACAAGAGAGTGTTTGAAAATGTAAAACAAATTCATCCTAATTTTTCAAAAAGCCAATTACATGATGAAGCTGCAAAATACGCATCAATTGGAAGTTTGATTCCAGAAATGCCTTCACCACATTTTACAGGTGGTGCAGTTGATGTTACTCTTGCAAATGAAGTTGGAGTTGAATTTAACATGGGTAGCGAATTTGATGCAAGTATTACTGAATCGGGAACTAGATTTTTTGAAGAAATGATTGAGAATGGCTCTGAACTTTCAAATGCTGAATTTGAAGCATTACACAATCGGAGAATTCTATTTCACTTAATGATTGAAGCTGGGTTTACAAACTATTCAAACGAATGGTGGCACTTTGATTACGGCAATCAACTTTGGGGTAAAATCAAAAATAAAAATGCAATTTATGGTTTAACACAACCTTAA
- a CDS encoding site-specific integrase: protein MMLSYKILQYKHKTLKDGTHPIILQIVSNEKPKRYSIVKSCFQDQWNVEKGGYNSKMPNYKVLNMLITNVRSKVELILSDMAKSDKPFTFEAFDKYYKGINKPIGLYSFIETIIEELEKKGKIGNKNVYVDTLKALKGFKPSPNLQPEDIDYNFLVKFESFLVERGGSNGGISVRMRTLRAILNEAINRSYLNKDFYPFSTPQSKNGKYNISKLKSNFNPRGLSNDEIVAIKNFDSDLNSHLKLAHYYFLFSYFGGGMNFTDMAHLKWSHIMHNRINFSRKKTGHNFSVLISEPIQFILDHFNIHKEDKGSYIFPILNNLIHISPQQKNDRIKKCLKQYNNDLKMIQVKLGIQSNLTSYVARHSFAQVLKSNGISNEIISQKLGHKDLKTTDYYLSKLSVDETDFADKVL from the coding sequence ATGATGTTAAGTTATAAAATATTGCAATACAAGCATAAAACGCTTAAGGATGGCACACATCCTATTATTTTACAAATTGTATCCAATGAAAAGCCGAAGAGGTATTCTATTGTCAAGTCATGTTTCCAAGATCAATGGAATGTTGAAAAAGGTGGGTATAATTCTAAAATGCCAAATTACAAAGTATTGAATATGCTTATAACAAATGTTCGTAGTAAGGTTGAACTGATCTTAAGCGATATGGCCAAAAGTGATAAGCCATTTACTTTTGAGGCTTTTGATAAGTATTATAAGGGCATTAATAAGCCAATTGGATTATACAGCTTTATTGAAACAATCATAGAGGAGCTTGAAAAAAAAGGTAAAATTGGTAATAAAAATGTCTATGTGGACACTTTAAAAGCTCTAAAAGGATTCAAGCCTAGTCCAAATCTACAACCAGAGGATATTGATTATAACTTCCTTGTTAAATTTGAAAGCTTTTTAGTTGAACGTGGTGGAAGCAACGGTGGTATCTCAGTAAGAATGAGAACTTTAAGAGCGATTCTTAATGAAGCAATTAATAGATCATATTTAAATAAGGACTTTTATCCGTTTTCAACACCACAATCAAAGAATGGAAAGTATAATATAAGTAAATTGAAATCTAATTTTAATCCTAGAGGTCTTTCAAATGATGAAATAGTAGCAATAAAGAACTTTGATTCTGACCTAAATAGTCACCTTAAATTGGCGCATTATTACTTTTTATTTAGTTACTTTGGTGGAGGAATGAATTTTACAGACATGGCACATCTCAAATGGAGTCACATTATGCATAATAGAATTAATTTTAGTCGCAAAAAGACTGGGCATAATTTTAGTGTACTTATAAGTGAGCCAATTCAATTCATTTTGGATCATTTTAATATACATAAAGAGGATAAAGGGAGCTATATTTTTCCAATACTTAATAACTTAATTCATATTTCACCGCAACAAAAGAATGATAGAATTAAGAAATGTTTAAAGCAATATAATAATGATTTGAAAATGATTCAAGTAAAATTGGGAATCCAAAGTAATTTGACATCATATGTCGCAAGACATTCATTTGCTCAAGTTTTAAAAAGTAATGGAATATCTAATGAAATTATTTCTCAAAAACTTGGTCATAAAGACCTCAAAACAACTGATTATTATTTAAGTAAGTTATCTGTAGATGAAACAGATTTTGCTGATAAAGTTTTATAA
- a CDS encoding branched-chain amino acid ABC transporter permease, with protein sequence MEYILHLFIFICFYTLLSQSLNLSAGFTGLISLAHAGFYGIGAYTTAILTTQFGFSFWLSIPLAMLISGAIAFIVSLIALRTVEDYFIICTLGIQVILFSIMNNWMNLTRGPLGISGIPSISLFGFNLDSKISFLSLSLIFVASLWLVLRNISNSGFGKTLTAISEDEIYSQSIGKDVYLAKTVSFTLSAMFAAIPGTLYAHYISYIDPTSFTVSESIFVLSIVIIGGLGNLTGSFLASAFLVLLPEALRFVGMPDSIAANMRQIIYGLILVIVMMTGRNGIKELLRSNFIKNSK encoded by the coding sequence ATGGAATATATTTTGCACCTTTTTATTTTCATTTGCTTTTATACTTTGCTTTCGCAAAGTTTAAATCTATCAGCCGGTTTCACTGGTTTGATTTCATTGGCACATGCAGGTTTTTACGGAATAGGTGCATATACAACAGCAATTCTTACAACACAGTTTGGTTTTTCTTTTTGGTTAAGTATTCCTTTGGCAATGCTCATTAGCGGAGCAATTGCATTTATAGTTTCACTTATCGCTTTGCGGACAGTGGAAGATTATTTTATCATTTGCACATTGGGCATTCAGGTAATTCTTTTTTCCATCATGAATAACTGGATGAACTTGACAAGAGGCCCTTTAGGCATTTCTGGCATTCCTTCTATTTCACTTTTCGGTTTCAACTTAGACAGCAAAATTTCTTTTCTATCGCTTTCACTTATCTTTGTTGCAAGCCTTTGGTTAGTGTTGCGAAATATTTCCAATTCTGGATTCGGCAAAACGCTGACAGCTATCAGCGAAGACGAAATTTACTCACAGAGCATTGGCAAAGATGTTTACCTCGCCAAGACTGTTTCATTTACATTGAGTGCAATGTTTGCAGCCATTCCTGGGACATTATATGCTCACTACATTTCCTACATTGACCCCACAAGTTTCACTGTTTCAGAATCAATTTTTGTTCTCTCGATCGTTATCATTGGCGGACTTGGCAACTTGACAGGAAGCTTTTTAGCATCAGCATTTTTGGTTCTTTTACCCGAAGCACTTCGCTTTGTTGGTATGCCAGACAGCATTGCCGCCAACATGCGTCAAATTATTTACGGACTTATTTTAGTTATAGTGATGATGACGGGACGGAATGGCATAAAGGAATTGCTTAGATCCAATTTTATAAAGAATTCCAAATAA
- a CDS encoding serine/threonine protein kinase, with amino-acid sequence MNIGDKIDGKYIILDELGEGGMGKVFRVQLGPDQFALKICKELNEESIRRFKREVRLMANIKHDNVMEVLYYNLDTDTPYFVMPLCKFSIDQKIDKLMANPEFAINILLQACKGINAIHISGIIHRDIKPKNILINIDNKVKISDLGLGKFTDRDSTILTNSNAFIGTQGYIPPEFYLKGGTKNAAIRSDIYQLGKTIYNVFTNSYPGLIERGRLPAGLQYIILKCIDDELNRRYQSVGELENALNNYLMSLNPASNPRNEYENLLNIAKANSNQNIYDKDNLESLIQALFFFSSDPEIFFNQFNKIPLQLLETLASDFPLLCSKLIVLYDSLTERYFLENRIDFSEADIVAKSMNRIFLNSKDLETRIKAMRITLFTSVYCNRFSAMDTFDNMLQRIKNDQDSIAIVEMLKENKNSYKNIADRIPSSRLNPIIQALQQDIKQEKNEQIANNALDNDWL; translated from the coding sequence ATGAATATAGGAGACAAGATAGATGGGAAATATATAATTCTTGATGAACTTGGAGAAGGAGGAATGGGTAAGGTATTTCGAGTTCAGCTGGGACCAGATCAATTTGCATTAAAAATATGTAAAGAATTGAATGAAGAGAGTATACGTCGATTTAAAAGAGAAGTACGACTAATGGCAAATATCAAACACGACAATGTTATGGAGGTTCTATACTATAATCTAGATACTGATACACCTTATTTTGTAATGCCCCTTTGCAAATTTTCTATAGACCAAAAAATTGATAAGTTGATGGCAAATCCGGAATTTGCTATTAATATTTTACTTCAAGCCTGTAAAGGAATTAATGCTATTCATATTTCGGGAATCATTCACAGAGATATAAAACCCAAAAATATTCTAATAAATATAGATAATAAAGTAAAAATTAGCGATTTAGGATTAGGTAAATTCACTGACCGGGATAGTACAATTTTAACAAATTCTAATGCTTTTATAGGCACTCAAGGATATATTCCGCCAGAATTTTATTTAAAAGGAGGAACAAAAAACGCTGCTATTCGAAGCGACATTTATCAGCTTGGAAAAACGATTTATAATGTGTTTACAAATTCTTATCCTGGATTAATTGAAAGAGGAAGATTACCTGCCGGACTTCAATATATAATTTTAAAATGTATCGATGACGAATTGAATCGCAGATATCAATCAGTTGGAGAACTTGAAAATGCTTTAAATAACTATTTAATGTCCTTAAATCCAGCATCAAATCCAAGGAATGAATACGAAAACTTGTTAAATATAGCTAAAGCCAACTCTAATCAAAATATTTACGATAAGGATAATTTAGAAAGTTTGATCCAAGCCCTTTTCTTTTTTAGTAGTGATCCTGAAATATTTTTTAATCAATTCAATAAAATTCCATTACAGCTTTTAGAAACATTAGCAAGTGATTTTCCACTACTTTGTTCGAAATTAATAGTTTTATATGATTCGTTAACTGAAAGGTATTTTCTTGAAAATAGAATTGACTTTTCTGAAGCAGATATAGTTGCAAAATCCATGAACAGAATTTTTCTGAATAGCAAAGATTTAGAAACTCGAATTAAAGCAATGCGTATTACACTTTTCACATCTGTGTACTGTAATAGGTTTAGTGCAATGGATACATTTGACAACATGCTACAAAGAATCAAAAATGATCAAGATTCTATTGCTATTGTCGAAATGTTAAAAGAGAATAAAAATTCTTACAAAAATATAGCAGATAGGATTCCTTCGTCAAGGCTTAATCCAATTATACAAGCATTACAACAAGATATTAAGCAGGAAAAAAACGAACAAATTGCCAATAATGCATTAGATAATGATTGGTTATAA
- a CDS encoding T9SS type A sorting domain-containing protein, protein MKYFVIFLGLLLSIELKSQIKFHETYRFNPSCNACDGVVIIGISGLYTPYYAYLTEIGSKAVRYGPFYGSGLTIDSLCAKSYLLEISDACGCYGKYYFNLNSGVLNANVIPTDATCTSNGAITINFNISNDYTVYYRKSDQPNEIRKDYNKVASAFISDLSPGLYYIRIVDINGCEKYTSINIASKSFTVNNAILNASCNTSNGNLHFSIVGGSAPYRYEWYGPKNNNDPFVSTMEYDIPQLPAGVYTVIIRDSKNCTFSATYTINTINSINPVFTSGFADCDGINGYIDILSSGAFLPYLVEYSGQGHSGKLNVTSTSSKIRSLRAGTYKIIITDSRGCKVENNVEVKNGAPWIQLESIARDNCSGDGAFTATIFRFTKFSLYGPDGKLIGSPTTGNGGSAPYSINKLMGGFYKVVIEYNGCIKTYEFEIPSNGPTAIAVSQIPINCVTGDKGLITLKITGGKAPYKVQYRHESEVGHSVLRDYPGPDAFVITSMEGYYYICVIDANGCTTLIKVKAEIKGGVEIIETSTKPSTCYQSNGSFNVKLSKSQYPYLIQLRGPVSKDTFRYDTVFTITDLLPGDYLITFIDGNNCKVELSFHIFDESNDIVDPTKLSLLKGSGESILIYNDLVTNNYYVWGISFCRGSIRIDSILGEGISNIFYYGKGNSDDLLPNLNKNNTYLWCKSYSDELKRGCSNLRYLNGPPNLPCNNSTNNINTLDDIKLFPNPTTDVINIDVGEIQFKTIEFGLANSTGQTFKIIPYRISNKQFQLELTKMPKGMYFISIVIDQRNIGTKKIVVI, encoded by the coding sequence ATGAAATATTTTGTTATTTTCCTTGGTCTTTTACTTTCAATTGAATTGAAAAGTCAAATCAAATTTCATGAAACCTACCGATTTAATCCCTCTTGTAATGCTTGTGATGGGGTAGTTATTATTGGAATTTCTGGTTTATACACACCGTATTATGCCTATTTAACTGAAATCGGTTCAAAGGCTGTTAGATATGGACCCTTTTATGGTTCAGGTCTTACCATTGATTCTTTATGTGCAAAGTCTTATTTACTTGAAATTTCTGATGCTTGTGGCTGTTACGGTAAATATTACTTTAATTTAAATTCAGGCGTATTAAATGCCAATGTAATTCCAACGGATGCGACATGTACTTCAAATGGTGCAATTACAATTAACTTTAATATTTCCAATGACTATACAGTTTATTACAGGAAATCTGATCAACCAAATGAAATACGAAAAGATTACAATAAAGTCGCAAGTGCATTTATTTCTGATTTAAGTCCAGGGCTATACTATATTAGAATAGTTGATATTAATGGTTGCGAGAAATATACCTCAATTAATATAGCAAGTAAATCATTTACAGTCAACAATGCTATCCTTAATGCTTCTTGTAATACTAGTAATGGAAATTTGCATTTTAGTATTGTGGGAGGTTCAGCTCCATACAGATATGAGTGGTATGGCCCAAAAAATAATAATGATCCTTTTGTTTCTACAATGGAGTATGATATCCCTCAACTTCCAGCTGGAGTTTATACAGTTATAATTAGAGATAGTAAAAATTGCACTTTCTCAGCAACATATACTATTAATACAATAAATTCAATAAATCCAGTTTTTACATCTGGGTTTGCAGATTGTGATGGCATTAATGGCTATATTGATATTTTATCTTCAGGTGCTTTTTTACCTTATCTGGTGGAATATTCAGGTCAAGGGCACAGTGGAAAACTAAATGTAACATCAACTTCAAGTAAAATCCGTAGTCTTAGAGCAGGCACTTATAAAATAATAATAACTGATTCTAGAGGTTGCAAAGTTGAAAACAATGTTGAAGTTAAAAACGGTGCGCCTTGGATTCAACTTGAATCAATCGCTAGAGATAATTGCTCTGGCGATGGTGCATTTACTGCAACAATATTTCGGTTTACCAAATTTAGTTTATACGGCCCTGATGGAAAGCTTATTGGTAGTCCCACGACTGGCAATGGTGGTTCAGCTCCGTATTCTATAAATAAACTAATGGGTGGTTTTTACAAAGTAGTTATTGAATATAATGGTTGTATAAAAACATATGAATTTGAAATCCCATCAAATGGACCAACGGCAATAGCTGTAAGCCAAATTCCAATAAATTGTGTCACTGGAGATAAAGGGCTTATTACGCTAAAAATAACAGGTGGTAAAGCTCCATATAAAGTCCAGTATAGACATGAAAGTGAAGTTGGCCATAGTGTTTTAAGAGACTATCCCGGGCCTGATGCTTTTGTAATTACTTCAATGGAAGGATATTATTATATATGTGTAATAGATGCAAATGGATGTACCACATTGATTAAAGTTAAGGCTGAAATCAAAGGCGGTGTTGAAATTATCGAAACAAGTACCAAGCCATCGACATGTTATCAATCTAATGGAAGTTTTAATGTAAAATTATCAAAATCCCAGTATCCTTATCTTATACAGTTAAGAGGTCCAGTATCAAAAGACACTTTTAGATATGATACTGTTTTTACAATTACTGATCTATTGCCTGGCGATTATTTAATTACTTTTATAGATGGCAATAATTGCAAGGTTGAGTTAAGTTTTCATATTTTTGATGAATCAAATGATATTGTAGATCCAACTAAACTTTCACTTTTAAAAGGTTCGGGCGAGTCTATTCTTATTTATAATGATTTGGTAACTAATAATTATTATGTTTGGGGTATTAGTTTTTGCAGGGGTAGTATAAGGATAGATTCTATTTTAGGAGAAGGAATTAGCAATATTTTCTATTATGGCAAAGGCAATTCAGATGACTTATTACCTAATCTTAATAAAAATAATACTTATTTATGGTGTAAGTCTTATAGTGATGAATTAAAACGAGGCTGTAGTAATCTGCGCTATTTAAATGGACCACCAAATTTACCTTGTAATAATTCAACAAATAATATAAATACGCTAGATGATATTAAATTATTCCCAAATCCAACGACGGATGTTATTAATATTGATGTGGGAGAAATTCAGTTTAAAACTATAGAATTTGGACTAGCCAATTCAACTGGTCAGACATTCAAAATCATTCCATATAGAATTAGTAATAAACAATTTCAATTGGAATTAACTAAAATGCCAAAAGGAATGTATTTTATTTCAATTGTTATTGATCAAAGAAATATTGGGACCAAAAAAATTGTTGTAATTTAA
- a CDS encoding tripartite tricarboxylate transporter TctB family protein, whose product MRFYCKKDTDSFEAFKDKVEIIEQLLYPPVSIPLIESNYQNNGIGKKAAREIVQSTTDSLVILIVFSTVIFVLSSELNIHPAWSVVPFFSYIIFTSILKLILGHRVLRELLFTFWFLLTFIIATGFSIGIFFVMRNQNFSILISILSAIVPILIMIGFVVFFILKRRDSFIDAFYSKRKIDFAKIKSDFISQNPGDDNMEKKEQIEKFFRYSNRKSDKEESIRYFAIYLSSQEKRFFVIDKVITTVPFSLRNIWLWSLIIGVCTLYVKKEYQMLLGGSIDNKLFQDFTSDFFRVLLIAVVSYIATNVISELLQLREQYVQGRDEMKSLNEIIKNSKRDFSQVATNAEYLVGTSSIRSALKKLRDKVSENINEKHPLDSVFKSFTETISEQFLVITNQVKENDLINLWIISSLNQYFKVSSEELNQNSSIITKFQFFGKILKETFQPILQNESFLKKFKEDYEVYTVIVLPPKRFLNYDENGTKRNEDWNQFIVSCILSKNKELKINRHFLAIDPNGSDDDFLKKELGEECIDLKKEFFQEQLKDEYYYSTNASHNDDEIIFGTKESFPKFNSTDAKLGYTNKALSDVLDNLHFNNSCKVIELKIPTGASSDTTKLNIFADILWDSKTDKTLDYFAIRETKSKEWLFCFKTVMDKSFDFAHIEIHHKKEDIDKWSNICKNLDKVFLTAKTPNEDGILKDENLGISIYPINNYK is encoded by the coding sequence ATGCGATTTTATTGTAAGAAAGACACTGATAGTTTTGAAGCATTCAAAGATAAAGTTGAAATCATTGAACAGCTTTTATATCCCCCTGTTTCAATCCCATTAATTGAATCTAATTATCAAAACAACGGAATTGGAAAAAAAGCAGCCCGTGAAATTGTTCAATCAACAACAGATTCACTGGTCATTTTGATTGTTTTTTCAACTGTGATTTTTGTCCTTTCAAGCGAATTGAATATTCACCCTGCTTGGTCAGTTGTTCCATTTTTTTCTTATATAATATTCACTTCAATTTTAAAACTTATTCTAGGTCATAGAGTTCTAAGGGAGTTGCTTTTTACTTTTTGGTTTCTACTTACATTTATTATTGCAACAGGGTTTTCTATTGGTATCTTTTTCGTTATGCGTAATCAGAACTTTTCAATTTTGATTTCAATTTTAAGTGCCATTGTCCCTATTCTAATTATGATAGGATTTGTCGTTTTCTTTATTCTTAAAAGAAGAGACAGTTTCATAGACGCATTTTATTCAAAGCGAAAAATTGACTTTGCCAAAATCAAGTCCGATTTTATTTCTCAAAACCCCGGGGACGACAACATGGAAAAAAAGGAGCAGATTGAAAAATTCTTTAGATATTCAAATCGTAAGAGTGACAAAGAAGAAAGCATTCGCTATTTTGCGATTTACCTATCATCACAAGAAAAGCGTTTTTTTGTAATTGATAAAGTAATTACTACAGTTCCGTTTTCGCTAAGAAATATTTGGCTTTGGTCATTGATAATTGGTGTTTGCACTTTATATGTGAAGAAGGAATATCAAATGCTTTTAGGTGGCTCAATTGATAATAAACTCTTTCAAGACTTTACTTCTGATTTCTTTCGTGTGTTACTAATTGCAGTTGTGTCCTACATTGCTACGAATGTAATTAGTGAACTCCTACAGTTGAGAGAACAGTATGTTCAAGGGAGAGATGAGATGAAATCGTTAAATGAAATTATCAAAAACTCAAAAAGGGATTTTAGTCAAGTTGCAACTAATGCTGAATACTTAGTAGGAACAAGCAGTATTAGGTCTGCATTGAAAAAACTTCGGGATAAAGTTTCTGAAAATATCAATGAAAAACACCCTTTAGACTCTGTTTTCAAAAGTTTTACTGAAACTATTTCTGAGCAGTTTTTAGTCATTACAAATCAAGTAAAAGAAAACGATTTGATTAACCTATGGATTATTAGTTCACTCAATCAATACTTCAAAGTTTCTTCTGAAGAACTCAATCAAAACTCTTCAATAATTACCAAGTTTCAGTTCTTTGGGAAAATTCTTAAAGAAACCTTTCAACCAATTTTACAGAATGAAAGTTTTCTAAAAAAGTTTAAAGAAGATTACGAAGTTTACACTGTAATTGTATTACCCCCAAAACGATTTCTTAACTATGATGAAAATGGAACAAAAAGAAACGAGGACTGGAATCAATTCATTGTAAGTTGCATACTTTCAAAAAATAAAGAGTTAAAAATTAACAGGCATTTCTTAGCCATTGACCCTAATGGTTCAGATGATGATTTCTTGAAAAAAGAATTAGGCGAAGAGTGTATTGACTTAAAGAAAGAGTTTTTTCAAGAACAACTAAAAGATGAGTATTACTATTCAACAAATGCTTCACATAATGATGATGAGATAATTTTTGGCACAAAGGAATCCTTTCCCAAATTCAATTCAACTGATGCCAAATTGGGATATACCAATAAAGCATTGTCTGATGTATTGGATAATCTTCATTTCAATAATTCTTGCAAGGTTATTGAACTTAAAATACCTACAGGTGCTTCTTCTGATACTACCAAACTAAATATCTTTGCGGATATTTTATGGGATTCAAAGACCGATAAAACATTGGACTACTTTGCTATTAGGGAAACAAAAAGTAAAGAGTGGCTGTTTTGTTTCAAAACGGTTATGGACAAGTCCTTTGACTTTGCTCATATTGAAATTCACCATAAGAAAGAAGACATTGATAAATGGAGTAACATTTGCAAAAATCTTGACAAAGTATTCTTGACTGCCAAAACGCCCAATGAAGATGGAATACTAAAAGATGAAAACTTAGGAATCAGCATTTACCCAATAAATAATTATAAATAA